In Gimesia panareensis, the genomic window CAGCGTGTATAACAGTATGCGGTATGTCAACGGCCGCCTGGTACTGCGTCTGCACGTCGAACCGAGCAATGAGTTTGTCGAAAAACTCAACAATGAATTCAACGACATTCTGGAATCAGGCATCATAACCAAAGTGGAAGCCCACGAACTGGAAATGGATGACGAGCACCTGGTAAACCTGCCCCGGATTTCTCTGCTCTTCAACCGGAAAAACCTGGGACGCCTGCGGCAGATGATAGATCGCATCAATGCCGAACTGGCCCCCAACCACGATGACGAAGAGGACGAGGAAGAATAATCAGCGTCGTCCCAGCAGGCTTTTAAACTCGTCTTCCTGCTTGAGGATCTCCTGCAGTTTCGCCATCGCACGGCTGACCAGCACCCGCACCGCCACATCGGATTTCCCCATTTGTTCGGCGATCTCACTGGAATTGAGGCCTTCCACATATTTCAGCCGGATCGCTTCGCGACTCTCTTCAGGCAGTGTTTCCAGTGCCGTCAACAGTTTCATTTCTTTTGCCCCGCGGGAAAATGCCTGGCTGGGGCTGGTCAGGCTGGCAACCAGGATGTCCATAAACCCCTGCCCTTCGCCATCACCGCCCGCAGGTTGTCTCACTTCCCGGCCGGCAGCCCGCTTCTGCACCTGAAAGAATTTGCGGTGATTATCAATTATCCGGCGTTCGGCCAGATGACAGAGCCAGTTGAATGGAGTCTTCTTCTCAAAATCGAACTCGGCAAAGGAAGAGACCGCATTCAGCGAGACTTCCTGCAGGATGTCGGCTGCTTCCACTTTGGTCTTCAGGGCATCACTCATATTCTTATTGATGAAAGCGAGTAACGGCGTGCGATGCACTTCCAGAAATTCAAGCAGCGCCGGTTCGCTCCCCTGTTGAATCTGCCTGACCAGTTCTTCAATGTCTGTCGCCATGCACCTGCTCACTTGCTGCTGGAGTTCAACCATTTCCGCACTGCATTCTGCTTTGCACACCGTGCATGATTGGTTACCATGTGGACTGTGTCTCTGCATTTATTGACACTTATATCACGTCGCTTACCGGTCAGCCATACAAACCTGCTCGATTCTGAGTTTGAATCCGCCAATCCATTTCTCAGGAGTTCACTGTTGTCCGAAACTACGCCAGGTCTGGAAGCAACAGAGAGCCAGCTTGCGCTCGACGCACTGACTGAAGTGATGGAACAGTTTGTCACGGACTGGGAAGCAGGCCAGCAGCCGCCGGATTTGCGCAAGTATCTCCCCTCAGCAGATCCGGTTCCACATTTTCTGTTAAATGAACTGATCAAGATCGACCTGGAATATCGCTGGCAACGATTCAACTTCCCCAAACGCCTGCAGGAATATATCGCAGAGTTTCCGGAACTGCAGGCCGAGAGTCTGCCCGTCGATCTGCTCTATGAAGAATTTCATCTCCGCCGCCAGAACGGTTTCGAGGTCGATCCCGATGACTATCTCGGCTGTCTGCCCACAGCCAGCCCCCAACTACAGCAGTTGTTCGACCTGAATCATGCCTATCAGACTACCAGTCTGTTTCATCAGACCAAGCCACAGACGTTAGATCAGTTTCAGCCGGGACAGACGGTGGATGACTTTGAACTCCTGACGCTGCTTGGCCAGGGCGCGTTTGCCCGCGTCTTCCAGGCGCGTCAGAATTCCATGCAGCGACTGGTGGCACTCAAAATCTCGGAAGATTCCAGCGACGAACCGCAAACCCTGGCTCAGCTCGATCACGACAACATCGTGCGTGTGTTCGATCAGCGGATCCTGGCCGATGAGAAACTACGTCTGCTGTATATGCAGTACCTTCCGGGGGGCACGCTGCAGTCAGTCATCGAGATCATCCGCAAAACCGCACCGGCAGAACGTTCCGGCAGTCTACTGGTTTCTGCGCTGAATCAGTCACTGGAACTCCGGGGCGAATCACGACCGGCCGAATCGGTCACCTACCAGACCTTGCGCTCCCTGACCTGGCCGGAGACGATCTGCTGGATCGGAATTCGACTGGCCAGAGCGTTGGACTACGCCCATCAGAAAGGAGTTCTGCACCGCGACATCAAACCGGCCAACGTACTGCTGACCGCGGATGGCGTTCCCAAACTGGCCGACTTCAATATCAGCTTCAGTTCGCAAGTCGCGGGGACCACTCCCGCTGCCTATTTCGGGGGCAGTCTGGCCTACATGTCGCCGGAACAGCTGGAAGCCTATGATCATACCCATCCCCGGCTCCCCGAGAGCCTGGATGAGCGCAGCGATCTCTATTCCCTCGGACTGATGCTGGCTGAGTTACTGACCGGGATTCGCCCCTTTCAGACACCGGCTGCGACGAGCAACTGGTCCGATCTGTTAAAGCAGATGATCGAACAGCGTAAAACCGGACAGAGTCTGCAGGCATCCCCCCAGCATCTTCCGCCGGACTGCCCGGAACATCTTGTGACCGTGCTCCAGAAATGCCTGGCCCCCGATCCACAGGACCGCTGGAGCTCGGGCCAGGAACTGGCCAGTCAGCTGGAACTGTGCCTTAATCCCCGCGCACAGCAGATTCTGTTTCCCTCTTCGAAAAGCTGGTTTCACCGCTGCACAGGCTGTGAAGTGCTGATCGTCGTGCTGATTGTCGCGATCCCTAACATCCTGGCAGGGCTGTTCAACTTTTTTCATAACCAGAAACATATCATCGAACATTTGAAAAATTCACAGGATGCATTCTGGAACATTCAGTCGGCGATCAATTTGATTGCCTACCCGACAGGACTGGGGCTGATCGGCTGGCTAACCTGGACCCTGATTCGAGGCGGAACCGTTCAACAGGACCGATCGAAATCACCTGACACAAACAATTCCCTATTGCAGCACCGTTGTCTGCGACTGGGGCACTATGCGGCGCTGATCTGTACAACGGAATGGATCATCGCGGGCATCGCCTATCCGATCAGCATGCATTTTGCCATCGGGTCGCTACCGGCTTCCGCCTACATGCATTTCCTGGGATCGCTGCTGCTCTGCGGATTGATTGCCGCCAGCTATCCGTTCTTTGGCGTCACTTATTTCAGTCTGCATACGATTTACCCCCAGCTGATCCAGCGGGCCGATTTCAGTCAACTGCCGCCCGCACCACTGGAGAAACTCAAGAAACTGAGTTGGGTCTATCTGATTCTCGCCTTTCTGGTGCCGATGCTCAGCATTGCGGCCCTGGCGATTCTGAACCTGGACGACAAACTCGCCATTGTACTGCTGACCATAGCAGGAACCCTGGGTGCCGTCAGCATCTTTCGCGTGTTTCAGTCATTGCAGGCTGATCTGGATGCCCTGATCAGACTTTATGCGAAAAACCAGCCCGGTACGCAAACGGATTCTGCCAACCGCTTCTAAACGCAGAGCGTCCGTCGGAACATTGTCTTCTACCGCAGATTACTTGCGCAGGCTGGAGAAGATCCCGCCCCCATGATAGGGTGCCCGGTCCGCCAGCAGTTCTTCCAGTCGCAGCAGCTGATTGTATTTTGCCAGGCGCTCACTGCGTCCTACCGAGCCCACTTTGAGCTGACCGGCTCCGGTCGCGACAACCAGATCGGCAATGGTGGTGTCTTCGGTTTCCCCACTCCGCGCGGAAACGACGGGCCAGTAGCCGTGATCGATGGCCATGCGCAATGTTTCCAGAGTTTCAGACAGTGTGCCGATCTGGTTCAATTTGACCAGCACACTGTTGGCTGTCTGACTCTCAATCCCCTGCTGCAGCCGCTGTCGATTGGTGACAAACAGATCATCACCAATCAGCTGCACACGGTGCCCCAGTCGTTCGGTGAGTTTCTTCCAGCCTTCCCAGTCGTCTTCTGCCAGGCCATCTTCGATACTGACAATCGGGTAAGTATCGACCCAGCGTTCGAGCATATTGATTACATCGTCGGCGGAAAGGGCTTCGTCGCCCGTCGCATTCAGATGGTAGGTTCCACTCTCGGCGTCATAAAAGTGGGTACTGGCCACATCCAGGCCGATGGCCACATCGTCTCCCGGTGTGAGCCCTGCCGCTTCAATTGCCCCCACGACATATTTGACCGCTTCGCTGTTGCAGGAGAGTTTCGGACCGTAGCCTCCTTCGTCACCAATCAGAGTTCCTTCGTGTCCCGTCTTATTCAGAAGCTGTCCCAGTCGGCGATAGATGGTCACGATCCATTCGAAGGCCTGGCGATAGGATGTCGCTCCGACCGGCAGGATCAGGAAGTCCTGAAAATCGAGATTCCGTCCCGCATGCAGCCCGCCCGAGATCATATTCACCATCGGCAGCGGCAGTGACATGGACTGGGCCAACAGAGAGGTGCGTTCCCGCTGAGCCGGCTCCACGTCTGTTTTTGATTCCAGGTAGTCAGACCAGATCTCCGCAAACCGTTCGACTGGACTCTGCTGCTGTGCTTCGGCGGAAGCATATGCGGCTGCCAGCGAGGCTCCCAGAATGGCATTGGCTCCCAGCCGCGACTTGTTTTCCGTCCCGTCCAGTTCACGAAGCCGGGCATCGATGGCCCGTTGATCCGAGGCATCCTGACCGATCAGGGCATCGGATATTTCGCGGCGGACATTCTCCACAGCCTGTGTCACCCCCAGCCCGTCAAAGCGGTTGGGATCCTGGTCGCGTAATTCAACGGCTTCAAATTTCCCCGTGCTGGCGCCGCTGGGAACGATGGCTCGCCCTGGCCTGCAATTCGCACAGCAGATCTCGACTTCCACAGTGGGATTGCCTCGACTGTCAAAAACTTCGCGTGCCTGCACATACTCAATTTGGGTCATGACAGATTTCTCTCTCCAGACTGCCTTTATATTTTAACTTTGATGGCCCGAACCTCTGAGCCCGCTCCTCATTTTAACATAACAGGATTTCCAGGTCGCGTCACCAGCACGTCGGTCAGGAAATCAGCAACTCTTTCAGTCGCGCAAAGGCGTCGGGAATGGAATCCGGCGGATTCAGAATCAGCGACAGGGCAAACGACCGGACCAGGTCCTGTTGTGTCGAGTCACTCAGATAATCAACCGTGCTCTTTCCATCGACTCGCGCCAGCATGCAGGCCGCCAGATGCTTGATCGTACGCTGACCGATCAGCGGTTCTTCCATTTTAGCAGCCTCCGGTCCCGGCTCCAGTGGTTTGACCGCCTCTGAGTTCAAATAGGAGTCCCAGAAGATTTCCGCCAGTTCAATACAGGGGATGCCTTCAGCCTGAAAGTGGACCGCTTTCAACAGCAGATGACTGAGAAAAAATCCAAGATCAAAGGCGGGATCGCCGAAATGCGCCGTTTCAAAATCAACCAGATGAATCTGCTGCTCGGTAATCAGGATGTTCTTGGGACTGAAATCGGCCAGCACCAGACACAGCCGATGCGCGGACATCTCTTCAATCAGCGCTGCCACCCAGTCTTTGATTTCGGGATGTGCTCTGACAATGAACCGGTAAAACGGATCAATCCGCAGCTGATCAAAGATTTCCCAGTCTCCCCACCGCTGCTGATATTGTTCCTGCAGGAAGGTCCGGCGATGGATGGCACTCAGAAAACTCCCCAACTCACAGGCAACGGTTTGATCGAACCGGCCGTCCAGCAGTTCCGCTTTCCAGACCTTGTGATCCGCGGCGATTGCTTCCATGGCGAACAGATAGTTTTCACGGTCTTCGAACAGCACGCGTGGTACCACGCTGGCAGGCAGCAGTTGCTGTAATTCCTGCATCACTTCCAGTTCGCGCCAGATCCGCTCCAGCTGGCTGAACCATTCGGCCTGAGTCCGCAGCTGTTTCCGGGACTGCTTGATGACGAAATCGGCCTCCGCTTCCCGGTCTATACGAATGACGATATTCGAGACCCCCCAGGCCAACGCCTCAGCCGAAGCCACCTCTTCGGGCTGGAGCTGTCCCTGTTCCCTGAGATACTCAATCGCGTTCTCCGCCGTGATCTCCCGGAGCATGAATTCATCCCATAAGTTGATACATGGTAAGCGTTAATCTCATTTCTGACTCACTCCATCTTAATCAGAGAAACGCCGGGAGAACAGGCTCAGCCCGAGCATCCTGGGAGGAAATCAACGGTCCCCCTGAATTCACTGCCGCTGATACCAGCCTCATAACCCGCAAAATCGACTCGTGCTCAGGAATTACCTGACCGGATTGACTTAAACAGCCGGCAGGTCGACTTGCCAAAAACTTGGTTTACGGGCAACTTTTTGTTGCCAGAACCGATTAATATGCTGTAAGATGATAATGTTGGGTTAGTTGTAATAAATAGCTGATTCAGCGACACCTATTCTCACGCCACATCAGAGTGGTCTTTTTTCCGTGAACCACAGGAACGTTTTCTATGTTGTCCACAAAAGCTGCGTCCCGATTTTTGACAATTCTGACTGCCGGTTGCCTGGCACTTTGCCTGAGCACCAATCTGGAAGCCGGCAAAAAAACGATTAAGCCACAGAAATACGATCCCTCTGCAGAAAAGGTCGATGACCTGTTTGCAGCGATGGAATCAGGGCTGGTCGATGTCGAAATCATTGCCAAAAGTTCCAAAGGTGGCAACGTACTGATTACGAACAAAAACGATAAACCTCTGAACGTGAAACTGCCGGAGACCTTCCTGGCGGTTCAGGTTCTCAAACAGGGTGCCCTCGGTGGCGGTCTGGGCGGCGGCGGACTGGGCGGTGGCCTGGGCGGCGGCGGATTAGGCGGTGGCCAGGGCGGTCAAGCACAGACAGCTGGCGGTGGTGGCGGTGGTCTGGGTGGCGGCCTGGGTGGTGGCGGTTTAGGCGGTGGCGGCATGGGTGGAGCCGGTGGCGGTTTCTTCTCTGTACCACCAGAAAAAACCGTTTATGTACCTTACACTTCCGTCTGCCTGGAACATGGCAAAAAAGAACCTTCTTCACGCATGAAATACCGCATGGTGAAAACAGAAGAGATGGTCAAAGACCCTGCCCTGCAGGAACTGCTCAAACTGGTAGCCACCGGTCGTGTCAACCAGCAGGCAGGACAGGCAGCAGCCTGGCACCTGGCTAATAAAATGAGCTGGCAGGAACTGGCTTCCAAGTCGATCAACCAACTGGGAGGTCTGCCTCCCTCACCTTACTTCAGACGAGCAGAACTGCAGCTCGCTGTCCAACTGGTAGGCGTTTCTCATGAACGTGCCCGCAACCGGAAAGACGTCGATAAAGCTGACGAAACTCCTGCCCGGGGTAAGGTTGAAACTGTCCGCAGTTTCTCTAAGTAAGCAGGCAACAGTCATTGCAAGGCTCGCTTCGGCGAGCCTTTTTTTATGCGCACACTACCATCTGGTCGCGCTCTCCGGTATTTTGGAAACATGTTTAAATATTGATCCATCAACACCAACCGGAGTTCAAGACCATGATGTTGAAGCTGCGAAACGTTATCTCCCCCCTGTTGCTCCTGCTCTGCCCCCTCCTGTTTGTTCCCTCCGTTCTTTCCGCTGCGGAAGACGAACCACTGAGAATCATCTGCTTCGGTGCCCACCCGGACGATGCAGAATACAAAAACGGTGGCACTGCTGCGCTGTGGGCGGAACAGGGCCATAAAGTCAAACTGGTCTCCGTGACCAATGGCGATATCGGCCACTTTGAAATGGCCGGCGGTCCCCTTGCCCAACGCCGCGCTGCGGAAGCCAAGGCGGCTGCCAAAATTTTGGGAGTGGAATCGGAAGTTCTGGATATCCATGACGGCGAATTGCTGCCCACCCTGGAAAACCGGAAGAAAATCGTGAAAGTGATTCGGGAATGGAAAGCCGACGTGGTGATCTCGCATCGTCCGTGGGATTATCATCCCGACCACCGTTATGTTGGCGTCCTCGTCCAGGATGCGGCCTTTATGGTTACCGTTCCCTTCTTCTGTCCGGATATTCCCCGGCTGAAAAAGAATCCGGTCTTCATGTATTCGAGTGATGGATTTCAAAAACCGTATCCCTTTCGCCCGGATGTGGTCGTAGCCGTCGATAACGTATTCGAAAAGAAACTGAAAGCGGTTGCCCAGCTGGTGTCACAGTCCCTGGAAGGGGGCGCAGGAGGCAGCCCGGAACGCGCCGCGAAAGTTCCCCCTGCCAATCCACCGGAACTGCGCGTCGAACACATTCGTCCTTCCTGGTCACGACGCCAGTCGAATGAAGCCAACAAATACCGCACAGACCTGATTAATATTTACGGCGAAGAGGTCGGGAAACGGATCAAGTACGCCGAATCGTTTGAACTGTGTGAATACGGTTCGCGGCCCAGTAAAAAGACACTGCTCAAACTGTTTCCGATCGAAGCTTCGATCCCCAAAGCAGAACAGTAGCAGCCGCGTCATCTCAGCTGTTTGAAACCACTGATCAGACCTTTAGACTGTGTCCAGTTTTACTGTAGCGTCTCCAGGGCCATTTGGACCGAGTATATTAAATAGAGAAGCGCTATGTTTAAATGCGACGCGTTCCAGAGAGGAGTTCGGCTCTTCTCTAAAGGTTTTTTGCGTTATGGTCTGGTCAGTGGCCCCCTGGTCGACAATAATTGACAATAGTAGTCTTTTCCGATTACGATACACTTTAACAGCGATCACCAAGGGGACTTACCTGTTCTCCCATGTTGCGATGGCGCAGCAGTGGCCTTCCAGAGACGCACCCGGATCGTTGCATTGCCTGATAACAATGAGGGCAAGTCTATGAAATACGGTCTGCTTCCACTCACCAGTTGCCTGTTGATCCTCTGTCAGTCGCTGGCTCAGCCTGCGGATCTGTCTGCCAATGAAAAATCATCTCCGGCAGCGCAAGTCGATTTCGCCAAACAGATTCGCCCGTTGTTCCAGGCGAAGTGCTATTCCTGCCATGGACGGGAAGTTCAGGAAGGGGGCTTCCGCCTCGACCTGAAAAGCCGCGCATTGGAAGGGGGCGACAGTGGCGTCGCGATCAAACCTGGCAAAAGCCATCAGAGTGAACTTTTCCATCGGGTCGCCGGCACCGGGGATGGCGACAAAATGCCCCCCGAAGGAGAAGGCACCCCGCTCTCGAAAGAGGAA contains:
- a CDS encoding RNA polymerase sigma factor, coding for MATDIEELVRQIQQGSEPALLEFLEVHRTPLLAFINKNMSDALKTKVEAADILQEVSLNAVSSFAEFDFEKKTPFNWLCHLAERRIIDNHRKFFQVQKRAAGREVRQPAGGDGEGQGFMDILVASLTSPSQAFSRGAKEMKLLTALETLPEESREAIRLKYVEGLNSSEIAEQMGKSDVAVRVLVSRAMAKLQEILKQEDEFKSLLGRR
- a CDS encoding serine/threonine-protein kinase produces the protein MSETTPGLEATESQLALDALTEVMEQFVTDWEAGQQPPDLRKYLPSADPVPHFLLNELIKIDLEYRWQRFNFPKRLQEYIAEFPELQAESLPVDLLYEEFHLRRQNGFEVDPDDYLGCLPTASPQLQQLFDLNHAYQTTSLFHQTKPQTLDQFQPGQTVDDFELLTLLGQGAFARVFQARQNSMQRLVALKISEDSSDEPQTLAQLDHDNIVRVFDQRILADEKLRLLYMQYLPGGTLQSVIEIIRKTAPAERSGSLLVSALNQSLELRGESRPAESVTYQTLRSLTWPETICWIGIRLARALDYAHQKGVLHRDIKPANVLLTADGVPKLADFNISFSSQVAGTTPAAYFGGSLAYMSPEQLEAYDHTHPRLPESLDERSDLYSLGLMLAELLTGIRPFQTPAATSNWSDLLKQMIEQRKTGQSLQASPQHLPPDCPEHLVTVLQKCLAPDPQDRWSSGQELASQLELCLNPRAQQILFPSSKSWFHRCTGCEVLIVVLIVAIPNILAGLFNFFHNQKHIIEHLKNSQDAFWNIQSAINLIAYPTGLGLIGWLTWTLIRGGTVQQDRSKSPDTNNSLLQHRCLRLGHYAALICTTEWIIAGIAYPISMHFAIGSLPASAYMHFLGSLLLCGLIAASYPFFGVTYFSLHTIYPQLIQRADFSQLPPAPLEKLKKLSWVYLILAFLVPMLSIAALAILNLDDKLAIVLLTIAGTLGAVSIFRVFQSLQADLDALIRLYAKNQPGTQTDSANRF
- the eno gene encoding phosphopyruvate hydratase, with protein sequence MTQIEYVQAREVFDSRGNPTVEVEICCANCRPGRAIVPSGASTGKFEAVELRDQDPNRFDGLGVTQAVENVRREISDALIGQDASDQRAIDARLRELDGTENKSRLGANAILGASLAAAYASAEAQQQSPVERFAEIWSDYLESKTDVEPAQRERTSLLAQSMSLPLPMVNMISGGLHAGRNLDFQDFLILPVGATSYRQAFEWIVTIYRRLGQLLNKTGHEGTLIGDEGGYGPKLSCNSEAVKYVVGAIEAAGLTPGDDVAIGLDVASTHFYDAESGTYHLNATGDEALSADDVINMLERWVDTYPIVSIEDGLAEDDWEGWKKLTERLGHRVQLIGDDLFVTNRQRLQQGIESQTANSVLVKLNQIGTLSETLETLRMAIDHGYWPVVSARSGETEDTTIADLVVATGAGQLKVGSVGRSERLAKYNQLLRLEELLADRAPYHGGGIFSSLRK
- a CDS encoding phosphotransferase family protein — protein: MLREITAENAIEYLREQGQLQPEEVASAEALAWGVSNIVIRIDREAEADFVIKQSRKQLRTQAEWFSQLERIWRELEVMQELQQLLPASVVPRVLFEDRENYLFAMEAIAADHKVWKAELLDGRFDQTVACELGSFLSAIHRRTFLQEQYQQRWGDWEIFDQLRIDPFYRFIVRAHPEIKDWVAALIEEMSAHRLCLVLADFSPKNILITEQQIHLVDFETAHFGDPAFDLGFFLSHLLLKAVHFQAEGIPCIELAEIFWDSYLNSEAVKPLEPGPEAAKMEEPLIGQRTIKHLAACMLARVDGKSTVDYLSDSTQQDLVRSFALSLILNPPDSIPDAFARLKELLIS
- a CDS encoding PIG-L deacetylase family protein codes for the protein MMLKLRNVISPLLLLLCPLLFVPSVLSAAEDEPLRIICFGAHPDDAEYKNGGTAALWAEQGHKVKLVSVTNGDIGHFEMAGGPLAQRRAAEAKAAAKILGVESEVLDIHDGELLPTLENRKKIVKVIREWKADVVISHRPWDYHPDHRYVGVLVQDAAFMVTVPFFCPDIPRLKKNPVFMYSSDGFQKPYPFRPDVVVAVDNVFEKKLKAVAQLVSQSLEGGAGGSPERAAKVPPANPPELRVEHIRPSWSRRQSNEANKYRTDLINIYGEEVGKRIKYAESFELCEYGSRPSKKTLLKLFPIEASIPKAEQ